In one Macaca nemestrina isolate mMacNem1 chromosome 2, mMacNem.hap1, whole genome shotgun sequence genomic region, the following are encoded:
- the STRIT1 gene encoding sarcoplasmic/endoplasmic reticulum calcium ATPase regulator DWORF, translating to MAEKAGSTFSHLLVPILLLIGWIVGCIIMIYVVFS from the exons ATGGCTGAAAAAG CAGGATCTACATTTTCACACCTTCTGGTTCCTATTCTTCTCCTGATTGGCTGGATTGTGGGCTGCATTATAATGATTTATGTTGTCTTCTCTTAG